ACCGTCTTTGGTGAAGTAGTAGGTTTTGTTGTTACCATTGGCGCCTAAATCCCAAAAGCCTACCAGCATGGTATTGCCGGAATAGAAGCGCCAGTTTCCGGCGTCATCCTTGACCCAGCCGGTTTTCAGGGTGCCGTCGGTGTTGAAGAAATACTTCACGCTGTCAATGGTCTGCGTACCGGTGAGGGACTTGCCGTTCTTGTAGTACAGATACTGTCCAGCGTCATTCAGTGTCCAGCCCTGTGCCGTATCCGGGTCAATGGTCAGCTTGATATAGCGGTGGAGCATGGAAGAAACCTCGGCGCGGGTAGCACTGGATTTGGGATTGAACTTATTGCTTGTGCCGCCTATCATGATGCCTGCCTGCTGCATGGCCGTTACCGCTGTTTTGTAGGTGCTTCCAATGCTGGAAGCGTCCGCATAGGTCGTGGCATTGCGTGTCACAGGCAGGGTGTATCCGGTTGCCTTGGCAAAGTTGGCAAAGATCACTGCGATTTCCTCACGGCTGATCGCCCTGTCGGGTGCAAACTGGCTGTTGCCAACGCCCTGCACAATGCCTTTCTTGTACGCCCACTCAATATAAGGACGGAAGGCGCTGTCCGCTTTCACATCCGTAAAGCTGTTGGTGGTGTACACTTTGGTATCTACATTCGCCAGTCTGCCGAGGGCTGTTACCAGCATTCCCCGCGTCATGGCTGTGTCGGGTGCAAAGGTGGTTTCCGCTGTGCCGGAGAGCAGCCCTCTGCCCACCACATAATCGATGGATTCCTTTGCCCAATGGGTTTTAATATCCGTAAATTTCGCGGACGGCGCGGTGTAGCCGATGCCGTACAGGGAAAAGTGTGTGGTAGTAAACATCACGCAGCCGCTGTTTGCGTCGTAAGCGGAGCCTGCGATGCGGGTTGCATTGCCCTTTGCGTCTACATAGACCGCATACAGGCCGCCGACCGCTTCTCCCTTGGCGGGAGTGTAAGGCACGGAAACCGTAGCTGTACCGCCGCCGAAGGTGGTGACGGTGGCATTTTTGCCGTCCTTGGTGTAGCTGACTGTCAGGTCATAGACCGGGCGTGTGCCGATCATGCCCTTTGCCGCTGCAGACAGCTTGGCGTTGGGTGCAATGGTGATGCTGATGTTGCCGCTGCTCTGCTTCTGGATTTCCGCCAGTGCCTTGGTATCAAAGGAAACGTTCACGGGGGAGCCGTTCAGCTCAAGGCTGGTGACTCTTGCACTGACAAGGCTGTTGAAAGAAGTTCTTGTCAGGGTTGCCGTCAGGGAGGTTGCGCCCTTTGGCATGGTGACATTCAGCGCAACAATGATGCCGTTTGCGGTTTTGCCCTGTGCCTTTGCGTCAGCCTGTGCTTTTGCAATGGCATCTGTTACGGATTTCTCCGGGATAGATGCATTTGCTATGCCGTTCTGGCTTGCTGTTGCCGTGACAGAAGCCGCCGCTGTTACCGGCTGGTTTGGAGTCTTGCCGGGTGTGGTGGTCGTTGGTGTGGTCGTGCTGCTGGAACTTCCGCCGGAGGAGGAACCGCCACCTGAACCACCGGAACCGCCGCCATTGCCTCCGCTGTCACTCGTATCTGTCCAATGGGCATAAATCGTGGTATTGGTACCAAATACAGTGCTTGCGGTCACTTTTGTGCCGCCGCTTGCCGCTGTAAACCAGCCGTCAAAGCGATAGCTGCCGCTGCGGATGGGGGCAGGCAGACTGGTCAGCTTTCCGTCAGTATCTGTCTGCATTGTGGTTGGGGAAACCGATCCGCCGTTTGCGTTTAATGCTATGGTATAAGTCTCTGCACCTGCCGGCTGTATCCGCACATATTTGCTGGCGGTAAAGGTTGCTGCGGTGGGGCTGGTGACTTTCACAGCTGAAGCTGCACTTTCACCAGCGAATACGTCGGGTGTATAACTGCCACCGAAGGATGGCATGGTACTAAAGGCAAAATGCTCGCCGCCTTGGGTTTGGGTTGAGATAATGCCGCCCTCAATGACAATGCTGTTGCCATACAATCCCTTGGATGCGTAGGAGGTCAGATCCAAGCTGCCTCTTTTGATGGTGAGTACCCCATCAGTTTTTAAGCAGCAGGCCTTACCCAAATCTCCATATTCTGTCACAATCAGGCTGCCGCCAATGTCTACGGTAAGAGTATCCACTCCATAAAGGCCTGTGACTGAATCGTATATCGTCAAGCTTCCCTCGCCGGTGATAGAAAGTGATTTTTGGCTTGCAATACCCCCACTCACATTGTAGTCGGCCTCATTCTTCGGATTGTTCGGCGCTGTGCCGATTCTATTTTGCCCTATCAGCTTGACGGTCAAGTCGTCCATCGCAGATATGCCAGTCTCTAAATATGCGGTAGAAAGATTGGAGTAGGGAGAGATGGTCGCATTATTCAGCGTCAATGTCTTGGTGGCCGGGTCGTAGCTTACGCTGCCGCTGATACTCGGTCCCGTGATGTTATCTTTGTTGGTATCCGTGACGGGTGTGTCAAGGATATAAAGTGTTGACGAAGTGTCCTGCTCATAGGTGGCCGTAGCCGTGACCGCTTCATTTGGCATGGGAAATTTTGCGCTCTCGCTATATTCGTCTGTACCGTCTGTAAAGGTAACGGTGGGGCTGATGCTCCACTCCTTAAATTGCTGTCCGCTGGGTGCAGCATCGGCTGTGAGGGTAACGGTTGTTCCTGCCGCTGCCGAAGTTGGGCTAGCTGTGCCGTTTATTACGGTGATGGTGTGGTCAGCTCCTGTGGCAATATTCCACTTGGCATAGTAGACCGTGTTGGTTACAACGCTACCGAAAACAGCTTCATTTTCCAGCGTAGCATCGGCATACCAGCCACCAAAGACAAAACCGAACTTTGTGGGATCGGCAGGCCTTGCCACGTTGTAAGAAGCTTCTCCCCAAAGGTATGTGTCCGCCACGAGGGAGCCGCCGTCTTCTCTGAACAGAGCGCTGCTTGTTGGGGCGGTGAGACCCACACCGCTGTTCAGTGTGCCGTAGGTGGTAATTTTGAGCTGACCGCCGGTGTGCTTCACGTTCCAAGATTTCAGGGTCGCGCTCCCGGTATCATTGAAAATCGCCGTGCCGCCCGATATTTCAAAAAAGTCGGCAACTCCGTCAGCGGTAAAGCTGCCGCTTTTGAGATGCAGTTTATTGATTGCCGTCTCATAGCTTGAAACGGTCAGGTTGGGACCATCAAGGACCAGATCGTCGCCGTTATTCAAACTAAGACCGACATTTGCCCTGACTTCCGAAGGCTTGGTAATTGCCAGTGTTCCTGTTCCGGTGTAAGTTGCGCCACTTTGGTTTCCGGCATAATACGTACCTCCGGAGGCGTTATTACCGTTCACTTGCACAGAAGCGGAATTGATGGCGTAGCTGCCGATAGTCATGCTGCTAAAGAGATAGGCGGAGGTTTCATTTGTATCCACCCAGCAGATGTCTGCACCGCTGCCGGTGAGGGTAAAGTTAGCCGCCTTTTTTGCCATTAGGAATGTGGTGAACGCTCCATACATATTCTGCAAGTCAGTAAAATGTGTACCGCCGGTTACAACCTCGTAATTCTCCGTAGAGGTGCTGGCACTTGCCAAATTCACTGTTACATCGGGCAGACTTGGTTTTGTGATGTTGCCCTCGGAGGCTGCCACAGCTCCGGTGACAGTAAAGCTGCCGCCCTCATTGTTGATTGCCTTGCCGAGGACAGAGCCATCGATGTAGACTGTGCCGCCATTGTTGGTGATGGTGGTCTTGTTATCGGTTCCCGCCAGATAGCCATGTCCGTTCCCATCGCCCTTCACGGTGGTAAAGCTTGCGGCGGAAGCCACTGTAACAGACAGAGTTTTTCCATTACCGTCCAGCGCCTCGTCATAGTTATTCCAGATATTTTTCAGGGTCAGGCTGCCGCTTTGAATTGCGAGAGTTCCACCCTCTGTGGACATGGGGAGCCTTTCATTGCCGCCTACGGCGGTGACAGCGGGGCCATTTACGATGCAGCTGTTACCCTCTATGTCGATGCCGCTTCCGCCGGAGTAGCCATCACCGCCGGTAACGGTCAGGCTGCCTGTACCTGTTAGGGTCAGATTGCCCGCTGCGTAGAGAGCGGAGATTGAAATCGCAGTGATGACATTGGTCGTACCGTTCTTCACCACAAGGCTGAGTGGAACCGCCGAGCTGCGGCTAAAGAGAGGGCAGGCACCCTTGTTCAATTTGTTTTCCAAACCGTAATCGGATACGTCGGCCCCGGTAAGCGTCACGCCGTCCAGGATTACGGTGGCGCCGTCTGCGGTCACCTCCACACCCATGCCGTTCGCTGTGCCGGTGAGGGTGTAAGTGCCTGTGCCTGTGAGCTTGAGCAGCTTGTTGGTGTTGCTCCAAGTCCACGCCGTAGCGTCGCTGCCGCCGCTTTCGTCCGTGGCAGGCAGATTGGCGAGGTTAAAGGTGGCGGTGGCAGTGTCGAAGAAGGTGCCGCCGCCCTTGGCAAAGTGTGTGCCGTCCCACACATAGTCACCAGCGGTCAGACTGTCTGCGGAAGGGGTTGCGTCCGCGGCGCCAACGGTAACATAATCTTTCGTTAAGACAAAACCCTGATCCTCCATTTTGCCATTGGCAGAACCGATTTTTGTCCCCTCCGACAACCTAACAGTTCCGCTGTTTAAGCCAGTAAAGGCAACCTCGTCCGGAAAACTTAAATTCAGTCCGGTTCCCGATTGAAGCTCCAGGATGGAGCCGTCCACCGTCAAAGAACCGGAGTTTGTACTGAAGTGAATACCGCTTCCTGCCCCGCCAGCAATTACGTGGGCATTGTCTTTAAGTGTAATAGCACCACCAGAATTTTGAATGCCCACACTATATATGCTGTTGCTCATTGTCACGGTGCTGTTGTCAATGGTAAGTGAAGAAGCGGAGATGCCTTTGCATCCCGTCATGCTACTGTTTGTATTGGAGATGGTCGCAGTGCTGTCCTTGATGGTTACATCTCCCTGAATACCGGTGTTAGTTCCGGTGTTTGCCACGGATAACACGCTGATGTTCTCTATACGCAATGAACCGATGGCCCAAATGCCGAGTGTGTTGGCACCGCTGTTTTTTACGGTTAGGTTTCCACCGCTGACAACCATGCTCCCATGCACCACCACTCCCGAAGAAGTGGTGGTATTGCGCACTTCAAGTGTTCCTGCACCATTTACCGTCAGCGTTTTATCAGTCGGGACGGTGAGTGTTGCTGAACCGGATGAAAAGTCGCCCAGGGTCAGAATGAAGCCATCTTCAATAATCAGGGTATGGTCGGCCTTTACTTCTACCGCATCGGTCAGGGTGAAGCTTGCCGTCACGGTAATGGTGTCGGCGGTGGTGCTTTCCAAAGCGGTCTTAAGGTCGGTTGCGTTGCCGACTGATGAGGCGCCAGCCCCAAATGGCGCAGCCATGCCCCTTGCCTGCGGCGCAGAAGGTGGCAGTACGGCGGGTTCCGTCTCCACCGTCACGGTGACGGTCGGCGCACGCACACCCTCTGACAGCGTCAAGTCCTCGGGCAAAGCCAGCGTGGGGGTAAACACATAGTCCCCCTCGACATCGCCGTCATAGGGCTGATCGGAAGTCCAGCAGGTCACATCCACGGTGGTTTCTTCCGTGATTTCCTTCGTTTCTTCCTGCTGTTCCTGTTTCTGCGCTTCGCTGCCCGTGGCAGTGTCATCACCGCTGACAGTCGCTGTAACAGCGGAGCCGGTGGTGGTCGTTACCGTTTTTGTCACGATGACCGTCAGTTTCTTCGGCAGGTTGAGCTTATTCTCCGCAGTGCCGAGAACCACCGTCTGTACGGCAATATCCTCATCTAACGCCGCAAAGGCGGTGATTGCGCCGGAATCCTTTGTACCTGTTTCGGCAAAGGCTGTTACCGGCAGCATGGTTACCACCATGCACACCGACAGGAACAGACTGCCGATTTGTTTCCATGTTTGTTTCATTTCTCTCGTTACCTCCATTCTAAGTGTTGTTTTCGGAGCCTGTTTCGTCCGTCAACAGTGCCATAAGCGCATCAAGGCTCAGGCTTGCGCCGTTTGTCCAGTAGACGCGGCTGCCGTCCGTGCGGGGCAGGTGGAGCGTCTGGATTTCGGCAAACTTCGGGTCGTGCAGCTTCGGGGTCAGCTCCAGCATCAAGAGAACACCGTTATCCAGCTTCACGTTGATTGCATTGGGATTGCCGTCATTGATTTCGGCGCTGATAATTTTCCGTCCGTTCATCCCGAATTCCCCCTCACCATCTGCAATATCTCAGCACAGGAGAGGCTGGGACCGCCGACCCAGTAAACCCGGTCGCCGTCCGTTTTCGGCCTGCAAATACGGTCATCCTCAAGCAGCTCTGTAAATGCCAAATCGTGCGCCTTTTCGGTCAGCGGAAGTAAAACGGTCTGCTCATTTGAAAATGTAATATCCAGAAAAATACCGGATAAGTCATCCCCCTCCCAGTGTGTCCCGACCATTCGTATTTTCACCCTGTCACCCCCTTTGCGCCGAGAGGAACAGGCTGACCATTCGTTCCCATGCTTGTTTCATCTACTCAATCCTCCTGTCTTTGTTTTGCCGGGCATTTCCATGGGACAGCAGCATATCCAGAATCTCCTTCAGGGTAAGGGCCGTCCCTCCGGGCCAACAGAGCCGCTCCCCATCGGTGTAGGGTTTGCAGAAATCCCCGCTTTCGATGAGGGCGGCATAAGTCGGCTCGTGGATTTTGTCCCCAAGCTCCAGCAGGATGGCGTGCCCACTCTCCAGCGTAATGCCGAAGCTGTCCCCATCAAATGCCTCTACCCGGATGATTTCGTGCTTCTCCTCAGCAATTCGTTCCAGTCGCATTTTCTTAACCACCTCCTAAGCACAATAGCGTGGAATTTACCTTCTATTTCATTTTTCTTCTGGTTTTCTTGAAACCTTCTATAGTGTAACAGGCAATTTTAACCTTGTGCGCGCGATTACAAAATTGTAATCGCACACATTTCATGCTATAATGCTGGTAGAATGACAGGCAGAAAAGGAGGGGTAATCCATGCGAAAAGCACATATTTTAATGGTTGAGGATGAGCAGAAGGTCAGCAGCTTTAACCGTGAATATTTGGAAGGACAGGGCTATACTGTTTCGACAGCCGAAACCATTTCAAAGGCACGATTTTTGTTGGAAGAATATACGCCGGATTTGGTTTTACTGGATGTCATGCTACCGGATGGCCTGGGCTTTGATTTCTGCGCCGAGCTGCGGCAAAAAACAAACGCCCCTATTATCTTCCTGACAAGCAGGGATGAACAGGACAGCGTTATAAAAGGGCTTATGCAGGGCGGCGATGATTACATCGCCAAGCCATATGATTTGAGAATTCTGGGAGCGCGGATTGCTGCGCAGCTTCGCCGCAAGGGAATTGAGTTCGCAGGGCGGATTGAATTACCGCCCATGTCGATTGATGTGCTGTCCGGCATTGTCACGCTGGAGGGAAGGCAGGTTTCTCTGCCGCCCAAAGAATTGCAGCTGCTTTGCTGCCTTGCACTGTCAGCTGGACAGCGCATCAGCGGTGAAGAGCTTTACCGGCGCACATGGGGCACCGAGCAGGGCGACTGGAAAAGCATTGTTCCTGTCAATATTTCCAGACTGCGCAAGCGGATTGGTTTGGATGATGCCAGCGTTTTTGAGATCAGCAATACAAAGCAAATGGAATATGTTCTGCGCAAGATACGCTTTACCTAAAAAATGCCGGGAACAGTTTTGAACTGCTCCCGGCATTTTTTCAACTTAATTATGATAACGGCAGAGAAAATGTAAAGGCTGTGCCTTTTCCAAGCGCACTCTCTACCCGGATATTGCCGCCGTGCTCCTCCACAAGATATTTGCAGATATAAAGCCCCAGTCCGGTGCCCGTTTTGCCGCTCCCCGGCCGATATCGGATGAAAAGATGTGATAACTCATCGGGTGAGATTCCCGCACCCGTGTCGGATACCGACACATCCATAAACCCATTTCTTTCCTTTGCGGCAATGGTGACTTCGCCCTGCTCGGTATGCCGCAGGGCATTGGCAATCAAATTCACCAATACCTGCGTTATACGACCGGGGTCACAGGCCACCACCGGCAAATCAAGCTCTGCATGGATTTCCAGCCGGTTACCGGCTTTGTTCAGAATGGGAAAGTGCATTTCTACCGCATTGTAAATCAACTCGTCAATATGGCAGGGACGTTTATCTACCGTCAGCCTGTTTTCCTCGATACGGGTCACGTCCAGCACCTGTCCCACCATCAGCGCCAGCCGGTCTGCTTCTGAAGAAATAATGCGTGATTTGTCGCGCGCGACTGCCATTTTCTCCCCGACAAGCTGTGCTCCCAGTAATTGTGCGTGCCCGGATACCACGGTCAGCGGCGTTTTTAACTCATGGGATACATTGCCTAAAAACTCCGTTTTCATCCGGTTTAAGTCCTCCAGTGCCGCATTTTCGACAGCCAGCTTTTGTTCCGCCGCCTTTGCCTCAGACAGCACCCGG
The nucleotide sequence above comes from Variimorphobacter saccharofermentans. Encoded proteins:
- a CDS encoding S-layer homology domain-containing protein, coding for MKQTWKQIGSLFLSVCMVVTMLPVTAFAETGTKDSGAITAFAALDEDIAVQTVVLGTAENKLNLPKKLTVIVTKTVTTTTGSAVTATVSGDDTATGSEAQKQEQQEETKEITEETTVDVTCWTSDQPYDGDVEGDYVFTPTLALPEDLTLSEGVRAPTVTVTVETEPAVLPPSAPQARGMAAPFGAGASSVGNATDLKTALESTTADTITVTASFTLTDAVEVKADHTLIIEDGFILTLGDFSSGSATLTVPTDKTLTVNGAGTLEVRNTTTSSGVVVHGSMVVSGGNLTVKNSGANTLGIWAIGSLRIENISVLSVANTGTNTGIQGDVTIKDSTATISNTNSSMTGCKGISASSLTIDNSTVTMSNSIYSVGIQNSGGAITLKDNAHVIAGGAGSGIHFSTNSGSLTVDGSILELQSGTGLNLSFPDEVAFTGLNSGTVRLSEGTKIGSANGKMEDQGFVLTKDYVTVGAADATPSADSLTAGDYVWDGTHFAKGGGTFFDTATATFNLANLPATDESGGSDATAWTWSNTNKLLKLTGTGTYTLTGTANGMGVEVTADGATVILDGVTLTGADVSDYGLENKLNKGACPLFSRSSAVPLSLVVKNGTTNVITAISISALYAAGNLTLTGTGSLTVTGGDGYSGGSGIDIEGNSCIVNGPAVTAVGGNERLPMSTEGGTLAIQSGSLTLKNIWNNYDEALDGNGKTLSVTVASAASFTTVKGDGNGHGYLAGTDNKTTITNNGGTVYIDGSVLGKAINNEGGSFTVTGAVAASEGNITKPSLPDVTVNLASASTSTENYEVVTGGTHFTDLQNMYGAFTTFLMAKKAANFTLTGSGADICWVDTNETSAYLFSSMTIGSYAINSASVQVNGNNASGGTYYAGNQSGATYTGTGTLAITKPSEVRANVGLSLNNGDDLVLDGPNLTVSSYETAINKLHLKSGSFTADGVADFFEISGGTAIFNDTGSATLKSWNVKHTGGQLKITTYGTLNSGVGLTAPTSSALFREDGGSLVADTYLWGEASYNVARPADPTKFGFVFGGWYADATLENEAVFGSVVTNTVYYAKWNIATGADHTITVINGTASPTSAAAGTTVTLTADAAPSGQQFKEWSISPTVTFTDGTDEYSESAKFPMPNEAVTATATYEQDTSSTLYILDTPVTDTNKDNITGPSISGSVSYDPATKTLTLNNATISPYSNLSTAYLETGISAMDDLTVKLIGQNRIGTAPNNPKNEADYNVSGGIASQKSLSITGEGSLTIYDSVTGLYGVDTLTVDIGGSLIVTEYGDLGKACCLKTDGVLTIKRGSLDLTSYASKGLYGNSIVIEGGIISTQTQGGEHFAFSTMPSFGGSYTPDVFAGESAASAVKVTSPTAATFTASKYVRIQPAGAETYTIALNANGGSVSPTTMQTDTDGKLTSLPAPIRSGSYRFDGWFTAASGGTKVTASTVFGTNTTIYAHWTDTSDSGGNGGGSGGSGGGSSSGGSSSSTTTPTTTTPGKTPNQPVTAAASVTATASQNGIANASIPEKSVTDAIAKAQADAKAQGKTANGIIVALNVTMPKGATSLTATLTRTSFNSLVSARVTSLELNGSPVNVSFDTKALAEIQKQSSGNISITIAPNAKLSAAAKGMIGTRPVYDLTVSYTKDGKNATVTTFGGGTATVSVPYTPAKGEAVGGLYAVYVDAKGNATRIAGSAYDANSGCVMFTTTHFSLYGIGYTAPSAKFTDIKTHWAKESIDYVVGRGLLSGTAETTFAPDTAMTRGMLVTALGRLANVDTKVYTTNSFTDVKADSAFRPYIEWAYKKGIVQGVGNSQFAPDRAISREEIAVIFANFAKATGYTLPVTRNATTYADASSIGSTYKTAVTAMQQAGIMIGGTSNKFNPKSSATRAEVSSMLHRYIKLTIDPDTAQGWTLNDAGQYLYYKNGKSLTGTQTIDSVKYFFNTDGTLKTGWVKDDAGNWRFYSGNTMLVGFWDLGANGNNKTYYFTKDGIMVAGKWLEIDGKWYYFNADGSLAKSTKVDGYEVDEDGVRKTKGN
- a CDS encoding response regulator transcription factor; this encodes MRKAHILMVEDEQKVSSFNREYLEGQGYTVSTAETISKARFLLEEYTPDLVLLDVMLPDGLGFDFCAELRQKTNAPIIFLTSRDEQDSVIKGLMQGGDDYIAKPYDLRILGARIAAQLRRKGIEFAGRIELPPMSIDVLSGIVTLEGRQVSLPPKELQLLCCLALSAGQRISGEELYRRTWGTEQGDWKSIVPVNISRLRKRIGLDDASVFEISNTKQMEYVLRKIRFT
- a CDS encoding sensor histidine kinase, giving the protein MDIILHSAQFYYAGKGASLAELTVSPVGTEFNGIAGRKNIGLAMFGALLSAGLLLLGIYLLFAHTKATLYFALACFDIALREILTSQAWTDFPLSGALSFRLEYLTIVLLAVFLSLYLGEYAKGKFLHLVKYVMLSGAGIYGLCVLFGDSLLYTSVLTYYQILLILCIVPGITGVLYTMRRPDREQTAAAYGIAVFFLAVFHDILMYSHGFGTLPKKPLTEMAMLVFVLAQAISLFIMNNRVLSEAKAAEQKLAVENAALEDLNRMKTEFLGNVSHELKTPLTVVSGHAQLLGAQLVGEKMAVARDKSRIISSEADRLALMVGQVLDVTRIEENRLTVDKRPCHIDELIYNAVEMHFPILNKAGNRLEIHAELDLPVVACDPGRITQVLVNLIANALRHTEQGEVTIAAKERNGFMDVSVSDTGAGISPDELSHLFIRYRPGSGKTGTGLGLYICKYLVEEHGGNIRVESALGKGTAFTFSLPLS